In Thauera aromatica K172, one DNA window encodes the following:
- a CDS encoding TIGR03749 family integrating conjugative element protein — MKRHALSAFAGVLLWLALAPAQAVEILRWERLPLAVQLVVGQERVIFIDRNVRVGVPDSAAAHLRVQSAGGAIYLRAGEPLPPTRLQLQDVESGALILLDIAAEPVQVGQPPLEPVRIVDAQQSPATRYGGETAGATEAAAPDRQVRKRETPVPVVLTRYAAQNLYAPLRTVEPVAGIGRVNLRRDLPLDTLLPTLPVQARALAAWRLEDQWVTAVRLTNTAARWLDLDPRALQGNFVAATFQHPNLGPAGQASDTTVVYLVTRGRGLAEALLPRLSPIDASVNLPPPGAAGTVGGASDEK; from the coding sequence ATGAAACGCCATGCCCTGTCGGCCTTTGCCGGCGTCTTGCTGTGGCTCGCGCTCGCGCCGGCTCAGGCTGTGGAAATCCTGCGCTGGGAACGCCTGCCGCTGGCGGTGCAGCTGGTGGTCGGCCAGGAGCGGGTGATCTTCATCGACCGCAACGTGCGTGTCGGCGTACCGGACAGCGCGGCCGCGCACCTGCGGGTGCAGAGCGCGGGCGGCGCGATCTACCTGCGGGCGGGCGAACCGTTGCCGCCGACGCGGCTGCAGTTGCAGGACGTGGAGTCCGGCGCGCTGATCCTGCTCGACATCGCCGCCGAACCAGTGCAGGTCGGACAGCCCCCGCTGGAGCCGGTGCGCATCGTGGACGCGCAGCAGTCGCCCGCCACGCGCTACGGCGGCGAGACGGCCGGCGCCACGGAAGCCGCCGCACCGGATCGGCAAGTGCGCAAGCGCGAAACACCCGTCCCGGTCGTGCTGACACGTTACGCCGCGCAGAACCTGTACGCGCCGTTGCGTACCGTCGAGCCGGTCGCCGGGATCGGCCGCGTGAACCTGCGCCGCGACCTCCCGCTGGACACCCTGCTGCCGACGCTGCCGGTGCAGGCGCGGGCCTTGGCCGCCTGGCGGCTCGAAGACCAGTGGGTGACGGCGGTGCGGCTCACCAACACGGCGGCGCGCTGGCTGGACCTCGATCCGCGTGCGCTGCAGGGCAATTTCGTGGCGGCCACCTTCCAGCACCCGAACCTGGGGCCGGCCGGCCAGGCGTCCGACACCACCGTGGTCTACCTGGTCACGCGCGGCCGCGGTCTGGCCGAGGCGCTGCTGCCCAGGCTGAGCCCCATCGACGCCAGCGTGAATCTGCCGCCGCCCGGTGCCGCCGGCACGGTTGGAGGAGCGTCCGATGAAAAGTAA
- a CDS encoding TIGR03745 family integrating conjugative element membrane protein — protein MHTPPTTSRVPSRIATLLAPLALLGLPPSVFAQGLPTMEDPSRGQGSGLMQTLQNYGYDIVMLIALLVVASMFVGVCYHAYTRYSEIHTGRATWGQFGLTVAVGAILLVVGIWLLTKATGVL, from the coding sequence ATGCACACGCCTCCGACTACTTCTCGCGTTCCCTCGCGCATCGCCACGCTGCTGGCGCCGCTGGCGCTCCTGGGGCTGCCGCCATCCGTGTTCGCGCAGGGCCTGCCGACAATGGAAGACCCCTCCCGCGGCCAGGGCAGCGGCCTTATGCAGACGCTGCAGAACTACGGCTACGACATCGTGATGCTGATCGCGTTGCTCGTGGTCGCCTCGATGTTCGTCGGCGTCTGCTACCACGCCTACACCCGCTACTCCGAGATTCACACGGGTCGCGCCACCTGGGGCCAGTTCGGGCTGACCGTCGCCGTGGGTGCGATCCTGTTGGTCGTCGGCATCTGGCTGCTGACCAAAGCCACCGGCGTGCTGTAA
- a CDS encoding TIGR03750 family conjugal transfer protein — MATPAETARDALVTFLPHRLNRQPVVVRGLTADELWICAGLSAAAGLVLGVPLAWLTRSIAMVPTLIVAGIALGVFVGGGFLRSQKRGRPDTWLYRQLQWRLTLRYPVLAAHLGGCRLITRTGRWSTRRTADRGAA, encoded by the coding sequence ATGGCCACCCCCGCGGAGACAGCGCGCGACGCGCTGGTGACGTTCCTGCCGCACCGGCTGAATCGCCAGCCGGTGGTCGTGCGCGGACTGACCGCCGATGAACTGTGGATCTGCGCCGGCCTGTCGGCGGCCGCCGGGCTGGTGCTCGGTGTGCCCCTGGCCTGGCTGACGCGCAGCATTGCCATGGTGCCCACGCTGATCGTCGCGGGCATCGCGCTCGGCGTCTTCGTCGGCGGTGGCTTCCTGCGCAGCCAGAAGCGCGGCCGTCCTGACACCTGGCTGTACCGGCAGCTTCAGTGGCGGTTGACCTTGCGCTATCCAGTGCTCGCCGCTCACCTGGGCGGGTGCCGTCTGATCACCCGCACGGGCCGGTGGAGCACACGGCGCACGGCCGACCGAGGTGCGGCATGA
- a CDS encoding PFL_4703 family integrating conjugative element protein: MSRFRNEVAHLQAHVKTLRLGGAALFVVALLLGFGWWSAPRDLTIHVPPDLRSGSVRKWWDVPPESVYAFSFYIWQQAQRWPTNGETDYPRNLHALSAYFTPSCRAFLQQDYEYRRSSGELRQRVRGIYEIPGRGYGDSPSTRVKAVSDRDWIVTLDVSADEYHGSEQVKRALVRYALKVVRMDVDPERNPFGLALDCHASAPQRIETSPTPGAASGHSQGDSP; encoded by the coding sequence ATGAGCCGTTTCAGGAACGAGGTCGCGCACCTGCAGGCACATGTGAAGACGCTGCGCCTGGGCGGCGCGGCGCTGTTCGTGGTGGCGCTGCTGCTCGGTTTCGGCTGGTGGAGCGCACCGCGCGATCTGACGATCCACGTGCCGCCCGACCTGCGCTCGGGCAGCGTGCGCAAGTGGTGGGACGTGCCGCCCGAGAGCGTGTACGCGTTCAGCTTCTATATCTGGCAGCAGGCGCAGCGCTGGCCCACCAACGGCGAGACCGACTACCCGCGCAACCTGCACGCGCTGTCGGCCTACTTCACGCCGAGCTGCCGGGCCTTCCTGCAACAGGACTACGAGTACCGTCGCTCAAGCGGCGAGCTGCGGCAGCGCGTGCGCGGCATCTACGAGATTCCCGGCCGCGGCTATGGCGACAGCCCCAGCACGCGCGTCAAGGCCGTCTCCGACCGCGATTGGATCGTCACGCTGGACGTGAGCGCCGACGAGTACCACGGCTCCGAGCAGGTCAAGCGTGCCCTGGTGCGCTACGCCCTCAAGGTCGTGCGCATGGACGTCGATCCCGAGCGCAACCCCTTCGGCCTGGCGCTGGACTGCCATGCCAGCGCGCCTCAGCGCATCGAGACGTCGCCGACGCCCGGCGCCGCATCCGGCCACTCGCAGGGAGACTCCCCATGA